One part of the Janthinobacterium sp. 17J80-10 genome encodes these proteins:
- a CDS encoding sigma-54-dependent Fis family transcriptional regulator: MRQIAKGDQKFTDQTSGKTRVLVEQSTAPSGVQFSPNSYDKIIEESHQRSAGYGLNENLTPDFSPVCRGDLSSITEKNRVLSAHALPVMETLYEQIINTHNMVLLTDANGVIVHTLGDDDFLEKADKVALQPGVPWSEQSKGTNAIGTAIAEQSAVLVHANQHFLSAHHFLTCSAAPIFDPNGEVIGVLDVSGEQHSYHKHTMALVRMSAQMIENQVFSSAFQDAITLHFHSRPEFIGTLMEGIASFTPGGRFLAANRCGLFQLGLSLNALKTHTFSSLFGLPVSALFDHYRTAAPGVLSLCLHSGVRVYAKAEMRVPNPVFQHVTSNERAPQPMPVVQALAQGARHRSGLADLNTGDPQIAALIAKLQKVIGRDIAILVTGETGTGKELLAQAIHNDSPRANSPFIAVNCASIPETLIESELFGYEDGAFTGARKKGSVGKILQANGGTLFLDEIGDMPLSLQARLLRVLQERMVTPLGSSKSIPVNVALICATHRNLRDLIARNAFREDLYYRLNGLVVKLPPLRERTDLDLVIQKLLSHDTGGACYTVAPPIMQLFKQHKWPGNLRQLINLLRTAMLMTDDDHEIRYEHLPDDFLDDIAVAQAEAQAQNQAAAPILGAAGGRLEDVELSLIQKTLEAHGGNVSATARALGVSRNTIYRKSATLGNIEDQ; this comes from the coding sequence ATGAGACAGATTGCCAAAGGTGATCAAAAATTCACGGACCAGACATCCGGGAAAACCCGTGTTTTAGTTGAACAATCGACAGCGCCGTCTGGCGTCCAGTTTTCGCCAAACAGCTATGACAAGATCATTGAAGAATCGCATCAGCGTTCGGCAGGATATGGATTAAACGAAAACCTCACGCCAGACTTCAGTCCCGTCTGCCGTGGTGACTTGTCCTCGATTACTGAAAAAAACCGGGTGTTGAGCGCGCATGCGTTGCCAGTCATGGAAACCTTGTACGAGCAAATCATCAACACCCACAACATGGTGCTCCTGACGGATGCCAACGGCGTCATCGTGCATACGCTGGGGGATGATGATTTCCTGGAGAAAGCGGACAAGGTCGCCTTGCAGCCAGGTGTGCCCTGGTCGGAGCAAAGTAAGGGCACCAATGCTATCGGCACCGCGATTGCCGAACAGTCAGCGGTATTGGTCCACGCCAATCAGCATTTCTTGTCAGCCCATCACTTTCTGACCTGTTCTGCAGCACCGATCTTCGATCCGAACGGCGAGGTCATCGGCGTACTGGACGTATCAGGCGAGCAACATAGTTATCATAAGCACACAATGGCGCTGGTACGCATGTCGGCGCAAATGATCGAAAACCAGGTGTTTTCCAGTGCTTTCCAGGACGCCATTACCCTGCACTTTCACAGCCGGCCGGAATTCATCGGCACCCTGATGGAAGGCATTGCTTCCTTCACGCCGGGCGGGCGCTTTTTAGCTGCCAATCGCTGCGGCCTGTTCCAGCTCGGCCTTTCGCTGAATGCATTAAAGACCCATACCTTCAGCTCGCTGTTCGGCTTGCCGGTGTCGGCCCTGTTTGACCATTACCGCACCGCCGCACCGGGCGTGCTCAGCTTGTGCCTGCACAGCGGCGTACGCGTGTATGCAAAGGCAGAAATGCGCGTGCCGAACCCGGTGTTCCAGCACGTTACCAGTAATGAACGCGCCCCCCAGCCAATGCCCGTCGTGCAGGCCCTGGCACAAGGCGCCCGGCACCGCTCCGGCCTGGCGGACCTGAACACGGGCGATCCGCAAATTGCGGCGCTGATTGCCAAGCTCCAGAAAGTGATTGGGCGCGATATCGCGATCCTGGTCACCGGCGAAACCGGCACCGGCAAAGAATTGCTGGCCCAAGCCATCCACAATGATTCGCCGCGCGCAAACAGCCCCTTCATCGCCGTCAATTGCGCCTCGATTCCCGAGACGCTGATCGAATCCGAGTTGTTCGGCTATGAAGACGGCGCCTTCACCGGCGCGCGCAAGAAAGGCAGCGTCGGCAAGATCCTGCAAGCCAATGGCGGCACGCTCTTCCTGGATGAAATCGGCGACATGCCCCTGAGCCTGCAGGCGCGCCTCTTGCGCGTGCTGCAGGAGCGCATGGTGACGCCGCTGGGCAGCAGCAAATCCATTCCGGTGAACGTGGCGCTGATCTGCGCCACGCACCGCAACCTGCGCGACCTGATCGCCAGAAACGCATTTCGCGAAGATCTGTATTACCGCCTGAACGGCCTTGTGGTCAAGCTGCCGCCGCTGCGCGAACGCACCGACCTAGACCTTGTAATTCAAAAGCTGCTTTCCCATGACACTGGCGGGGCCTGTTACACCGTTGCCCCGCCAATCATGCAGTTGTTCAAGCAGCACAAGTGGCCAGGCAACCTGCGCCAGTTGATCAATTTGCTGCGCACGGCAATGCTGATGACGGACGACGATCATGAAATCCGCTACGAGCATTTGCCGGACGATTTTCTGGACGATATCGCGGTGGCACAAGCAGAAGCCCAAGCGCAAAACCAGGCCGCTGCGCCAATCCTCGGTGCAGCAGGAGGCAGGCTGGAAGATGTCGAATTGTCGCTGATCCAGAAAACCCTCGAAGCGCATGGCGGCAATGTATCGGCCACTGCCCGCGCACTGGGCGTATCGCGCAACACCATCTATCGCAAGAGCGCTACCCTCGGCAATATTGAAGATCAGTGA
- a CDS encoding helix-turn-helix transcriptional regulator, translated as MSNPPVTHTRLHLPGIAPSARRPVRMVARNLAASETLAAHRHGWGQVTYALEGVIRVTAADSSWIVPPLRAIWIPPDVIHEVVTLEMAKLRAIYVHAGAAPFTEEQCQVIDVSALLRELIVALELTDGNSPREALLSALLLDELGNATTLPIRIALPNDKRLRALCRLLIDTPSAFATLEEGARRVGASERTLARLFEQELGMSFGQWRRQMRLAHAAAMITRGVPMSRVAAELGYASQSAFSAMFKKTFGHAPSKFFTKKQH; from the coding sequence ATGGTCGCGCGCAACCTGGCAGCCTCGGAAACGCTGGCCGCGCATCGCCACGGCTGGGGCCAGGTCACCTATGCCCTGGAAGGCGTGATCCGGGTCACGGCTGCCGACAGCAGCTGGATCGTGCCGCCCTTGCGGGCGATCTGGATCCCGCCGGATGTCATCCATGAAGTCGTCACCCTGGAAATGGCCAAGCTGCGGGCCATCTATGTGCATGCCGGAGCCGCGCCTTTTACAGAGGAGCAATGCCAGGTGATCGACGTGTCGGCGCTGCTTCGCGAACTGATCGTTGCGCTGGAACTGACCGACGGCAATTCGCCACGCGAGGCATTGTTGTCGGCGCTGCTCCTGGATGAACTGGGCAATGCCACCACGTTGCCAATACGCATAGCGCTGCCCAATGACAAGCGGCTGCGCGCGTTGTGCCGCCTGCTGATCGATACGCCGTCGGCATTTGCCACGCTCGAAGAAGGCGCGCGCCGGGTGGGCGCATCCGAACGCACCCTGGCCAGGCTGTTCGAACAGGAACTGGGCATGAGCTTCGGGCAATGGCGCCGGCAAATGCGCCTGGCCCACGCCGCAGCAATGATTACGCGCGGCGTGCCGATGTCGCGGGTGGCTGCAGAACTCGGTTATGCCAGTCAGTCAGCATTTTCAGCCATGTTCAAGAAGACTTTTGGCCATGCGCCATCGAAATTCTTTACCAAAAAACAGCACTAA
- a CDS encoding EAL domain-containing protein — protein MENSSNHQWSRRDLLAAIQARQFVPYFQPKIDLVTGRPVSCETLARWVHPVLGILPPSQFIELMEQMDLIDQLTDCLLHQLLACAQDISECNADIGFAINISPITLGKPHMASRICSLVNSYGVACERITIEVTETACADDFAGLLASLVRLRMQGFGISADDFGVGYSSLQELNRMPFTEIKIDRMFVGGVANNRKSQAILEFVVQLADRLHMRTVAEGIETRGELEFVQSLGCSQGQGFYLGSPMPYEDLQDYLVTFAAPEMAGFTDLQYCRG, from the coding sequence GTGGAAAATTCTTCAAATCATCAATGGTCAAGGCGGGATTTGCTGGCAGCAATTCAGGCCAGGCAGTTCGTGCCTTACTTCCAGCCCAAAATCGATCTTGTTACGGGGCGTCCAGTGTCTTGCGAGACGCTGGCGCGCTGGGTACATCCTGTCCTCGGTATCTTGCCTCCCAGCCAGTTCATCGAGTTGATGGAGCAGATGGACCTGATCGATCAATTGACCGATTGCTTGCTGCACCAGTTGCTGGCGTGCGCGCAGGATATCAGCGAATGCAACGCGGATATTGGATTTGCGATCAATATCTCGCCGATCACCCTGGGGAAACCGCATATGGCAAGCCGTATCTGTTCGCTGGTGAATTCCTATGGCGTTGCTTGCGAGCGCATCACGATTGAAGTGACGGAAACCGCCTGCGCAGACGATTTCGCCGGCCTGCTTGCTTCGCTGGTTCGCTTGCGCATGCAAGGGTTTGGTATTTCCGCGGATGATTTTGGCGTCGGTTATTCCTCCTTGCAGGAACTGAACCGCATGCCGTTTACGGAAATTAAGATTGACCGCATGTTTGTGGGCGGCGTGGCGAATAACCGCAAATCGCAAGCCATCCTGGAGTTCGTCGTGCAGCTGGCCGATCGGTTGCATATGCGCACCGTCGCAGAAGGCATCGAAACAAGGGGCGAGCTGGAGTTTGTCCAGTCATTGGGCTGCAGCCAGGGACAGGGATTTTATCTGGGCAGTCCGATGCCGTATGAGGATTTGCAGGATTACCTGGTGACGTTTGCCGCGCCTGAAATGGCAGGCTTCACTGATCTTCAATATTGCCGAGGGTAG